In Halictus rubicundus isolate RS-2024b chromosome 1, iyHalRubi1_principal, whole genome shotgun sequence, the sequence taaagaacTATATAATACCTTTTTTGATAAGCAAGGAAATAAAACACAATATTTAACAACTTTAGAAGAAAATGGAATGGGCATAGCTAATATATCTGGTATTTTAAGCGGAGCAGGAGCTAATGCTCCTGGAgcctttaaatttttatataatcttTGGTTTGATGCAAGAGGAAATAAAacacaatatttaaaaactctAAAACAAGAAGGAATAGACCTAGTTAATATATCCAGTATTTTAAGTAGAGCAGGAGCTAATGCTCCTGAAGCTTTTAGAAATTTATATAATCTTTGGTTTGATGCAAGAGGAAATAAAacacaatatttaaaaactctGAAAGAAGAAGGAATAAACCTAGTTAATGTATCTAGTATTTTAAGTAGAGCAGGAGCCAATGCTCCTAAAGCATTTAAAAACTTACATAATCTTTGGTTTGATGTGAGAGGAAATAGGACACAATATTTAAAAACGTTAGAAAAAAATGGAATGGGCATAGCTAATATATCCGGTATTATAAGTGGAGCAGGAGCTAATGCTCCTAAAGCTTTTAAAGACTTATATGACCTATGGTTTGATGTAGAAGGAAGTAAAacacaatatttaaaaactctGGAAAAAGAGGGAGTAAGTCTATCTAATATATCTAGTATTTTGCATGGAGTAGGAACAAATGCTCCTAAAGCTTTTAAAGAACTATATAACACCTTTTTTGATAAGCAAGGAAATAAAacacaatatttaaaaactctAGAAAAGGAAGGAATAAGTCTATCTAATGTATCCTGTATCTTGAATGGAGCAGGAGCTAATGCAGCAAAAGTTTTTGAAAACTTATACGACCTTTGGTTTGATAAACAAGGAAATAAAACACAATATTTAGAAACTCtaaaaaaagaaggaataaaCCTAGCCAATATATCAAGTATGTTGAGTAGAGCTGGAGCCAATGCTCCTAAAGCTTTTAAAAACTTACATAATCTTTGGTTTGATGCAGGAGGAAATAAAacacaatatttaaaaactctAGAAGAGAATGGAATAGGCATAGCTAATATATCTGGAATTTTAAGTGGTGCAGGAGCTAATGCTACAAAAGCTTTCAAAGACTTATTTGACCTGTGGTTTGATGAGAAAGGAAGTAAAACACAATATATTAAAACTCTAGAAAAAGAAGGAATAAGTCTAGTTAGAGTATCCAGTATTTTACATGGGGCAGGAGCCAATGTTTCTAAAGCTTTCAAAGAGTTATATAATTTTTGGTTTGATGCAAGAGGAAATAAAAcacaatatttaaaacattttattgaGAAAAAAGATGGGGAAAGAAGTTTTACTCTGTATAACTTATCTGGTATTTTAAGTAAGGCAGGAGCTAAAGCGAAACatgcttttaaaaaattgcataatATTTGTTTTAGTGATGTAGGAGAAAGAACAGAACTTTTAGATGACTTTTATAGGGGAGGTTTTACCCCAAGTAACTTATCCTCTGCATTATGTGGAACAGGAGCTCGTGCTtcttccattttaaaaagattACATAGTGTTTGTTTTCATGAGAAAAGAGAAATATCAAAACTCTTAAATGATTTCTATGAGGTAGGTTTTAGGCCAAGTAATCTATGCAGTATGTTGAGCGGAGCACCCGATAATCTAGAAAAGTTTCATGATTTTTGTTTTATAGCAGAAACAAAAAGCTATTTAAATCATTTCTTAAATGTCGAAGAACGTTTTAAGCTGAGTAGTTTATCTAAAATGTTGCATGGAGCAGGAGCTAATATTTGCTCTGCTTTAAAAGATTTTCATGATGTTTGTTTTGATGAGGAAGGAAACAAAACACAGCTTTTAAATGATTTTCATAATGCAAGTTTTATGCCAAGTGAATTATCTAATATATTATCCATGGCAGGAAACAATGCTTCTTCTATTTTAAGAAACTTtcataaaatttgttttaatgaagaaaattatttaaatcacTTCTTAGCTGAGGAAAAACTTTTTACGCCAAAAGATCTATCTAGAATATTATACGGAGTAGGAATTAATGTTTGtcctatttttgaaaaattgcataaTCTTTGTTTTGATAAGGaaggaaagaaaacaaaatatttaaacaatcttATAAAAAATGATCTGCATAAGATGTCTGATACATTGTATGAACAAGTTAAAAAAGTTCCGTCTTCATTAGAAGATACATTACTTTAACATCAGAACACCTTACAGAGTAGATGACCATAGTGTAAGTAGACCAACAGATTCCAAAATTAACACTTCTCACAACAGCTGATTTGGGTTGCTGACAAACAAAAGATTGCATGTTGAGCCTGCTAAAAAGCTTTTGTCAAAAATTACTTCAAGCTAAGAACATTTTTTGATTAGTAGTTGACAAGTTTGAAAGAATGAATACTATACTTGAAAAACTATTAATCGAATAATTAAACTTACTTTAATTGTTAGTAAAAAAATACGAAACCTAAAATAAGGAAATATTTGGGGAGTATATAAATAGGGACATATAGATTTATGTACTAagtgtattttattttacaatgtaATCGATATAAACAATAGATTTAACAATAAGTCGAATGCAACGATCGACTGAAATATTATTCCAAGCATCTTCGactattttgtataaattatttacatttgaaggttttttcattttaatttctttatccACGTCATTCCAAAGATGCTCGATTGGATTTAAATCGGACGACtgtgatgactagactgcggatgtttatgcacgATAAATATGTAACATGCATATGACATTTATGCATGAAAAATATGCAAAGTACATAGGTATATATAAAATCTAGTATAACAAGCAATATATTAGTATGTTACAGAATATTCACGCGTATTGTTCGCATGACAATAAATTACGTGCATTTTGCCAAATTTAATGTTGTTAATTGGTAGAGTTTGTCAGTCAAAATTAATCTATACGCGGAGAATGACCGCCTACGTCACACGAAGTAATCGGTGCGTATTTAAATTTACTCCAACATTGTTCTGGCACACTTATTCGTCCCCGAACGCCCTCGTTATTTAAAATACTTGAAGTCTTCGATAATGTAGAAAACCCTACATTTTGTTCTAAAGTAgtcattttttctaatttcttcacCGCAATCAccaggaatattttttaaatgtattatactaTTCATATATATTCCGATTGATTCATTTAACGTTAAACCTATAGTTTCTAGTTTCCGTATTGTTGGCGGCAAAGTGTTTAAATGAACATAAATGTACATTAGTGTTTAAATGTACATTAAGTGCTAAGCAAGTTGATCTTGCTGGAGCACCTCTTGTGCAATTTTAATTGCGGCAACATCCTTTCGCTTGAATGATTGAACTATCTATTAACATAAATGAAATTTCTGGATAAAGTTGTATTCAAATCTAAAGAAATTCTTCTTTACCACTTACGGGACTTCAAAAAATCTTGACAAACCTCTTGAATTTTAACGAAATGGTCAGCATAAAATAATGCTGCTTCAGTCCATGTACCCCACCTGGTTAGAATTGATTCTGGCGGCAAAGAAATACTTTTTAATTTCTTCCGTTATTCTTCTATCCGAAGTGGGGCTTTTAAAAAAATCTTGGTTCATATAGCCTGTAATTGTGTGGACACTACACAATTATGATACGAAAGTTTGGTGATAGACGAAACTAATTTGTCGAGATAGATATTTCACATAAGCACGATAAATAACATATGCAATATATTATTGCATatgtttttaaacaaatatacaACGCATATGCATTatgcaaaaaatgtaaaataaaaaatgtatttctataGTACTCTAAAAACAAATTTCTGTCCAGGTCCCATTCTTTTAACTATTTCCTATAAAtatatgcatttgcataaacttccgcagtctagtgatgacCAACACATAACATTAACATTATGTTCTTCTAAAAATCGCTTTGCCTTTCGGGACGTGTGTTTGGTATTGAATAATTGTTTGTAAGGGATAACTGgcagttaagggggccggcagctcgactctgtgtaaccacacacatacatgaaatccatatacgtatatgaacttgcaagggtcaaaatcttgaccaattgacgcttcaatatttcaatgaacagtttaaaagtggtcacttgtgtttcttaaaagtccaatctacgtctgtccagagcccaaattgcgaatttctacctcatcgtcgagtaatttgtaatattcggcagaactctcgctttctgaagcaagtatgacgtcacaagatggctgccgctgagagattctcttaatttcgagagatttaatgttcgtatcgaaaaaaaggctctggacagacgtagcaaagacatgtacagggtgtcaaaaaattatatgtcacggccaccatagcgtgattctacacccacgatttggtggaaattgacataaaaactccccgcaaaattgaccttgaccttgaaaatcaaggtaaaaaaagcaaaaaatttttttttaatcgtgttctactggtcataaggatcaactttgagAAAGAGATCATGGGTCGCATTGTTGAGGTTTTTGGTAAAGAGTTTTGTAGCACAGAGTATCAAAAAGGTTTAATATAAGAAAGCAGAAAGCACAAGTAAAAGTTAAAGGAGACGTACATTGAAATGCGACTGTGGTAGACACGTGTTCATACCGGACTAAAGGTGAGGACGGTTCCTCGCGAATCGCTAGAGCCAATAGGCGTAACGCATCCCCTCTTATCAGAACCAAGAAGGAGAGAAGCGCGCGAGTCTTACTCATTCAAATGAGATCTCTGGTACATACATTCTTAAcacgcatctcaaccgttctcttaaaaaatgatgttgcatttcttataatttttgcagcttctttatttgtaaattttttacatccagtgCTGTTCCGTCGCAACgaacaattcaagtggtgcttgccttcggacaattgtttatgatacgctcgtaactaagtgatcactttcaacgattaggcacggcgcaacagtgacgaccatTCAGGCTCGCATCATAGCCTGCCTTGcgtttgttttcacttcctatggttgcgggacgtcataaattaagtcctacgaaggaccacccagaCAAAGgggcactgttcaaaagtgtcgagggtcagccttgttgagagaccggcatcagcttacgctctccagggctAGGCCCATTCAGCTCACCTAAACAAGGTGACAATCAGtaaggatgcgctgattgggtaacgcaacattcagcagaaccaatcagtgcacttcctcttccatgaggaccgCCCTCTCAATATATAGAGGAGTCTCACGAGACAGAAGAACTAAAAATCAAGTTCACTCTCGAGTTTTCTTTCAAGTGTGAACATTCAGTTTCGAGTCTGTGcaaccaagatccgacgcgaacgctctcgcgatcgatCACATACAATCATACGAGATGAAACCGACGCGTCGTCCAGTTCCTAAATCGAATCACGAATGGATCGCATCGGCCGATGTCCAATACTATTCACACGGATGTCTAGTCACATGGATCGTATCGGCCGATATCCAACGTTATTCGAAAACGGATCTCCAACAATCAAGATCCGGCGCGAAACGCTATCGCGATCGAAAACAATCACACaagacgaaccgacgcgtctaaggcagggcctgctagatcagccttactgacgaatcctctagcaggtctgggatgaAACTCGCTTCCAACTAAATTCAGTCAATCAAATTTGAAACAGCTGTCCAAgattaatttggcggacagtaaacctcggcggtatcgggagtgacgcgtccgcgatccaaccgggcccaagatttacgaccttgggcGGAATAATCGTCCGCGTATCACTTTCAAAAATCCGCAACCGAACAAGtgccaatatacagggtggggcatttcaatgggaacacctaaatatctccgttattattagtcgtacaaaaaatctccacagaataaagttgtactgtttcaaggggcgaatttgatgagggtaaaaattgtttctcaaggtcattttttaaaaagatttcaaggtcatcgatatttttctaaatggaatcatatatttttattattgctatgtgatagccgaggtcaagacgaatccaacgacctgtaatattatgaccttcacgtgaccttgagtacgaaaaattcataaaagtagaacacttgatgtaaacagtgaaataacgatgacatgatccccctagggtttcaagagatgttcttgaaccttgactaatgactgtaaacacgcttccaATGAATTATAAAtgctgatacaaattcttctccttgcggtgactctaatcagtacgtttaagaaattcatcgggatttattcgattgtgaaacataacgttacttttctgaaacgatggtgtacagtgatgcagaaaaggtagaaattattttagtttatggtgacgCTAAAAGTAACTGAGTACAAGCATTTCAACTGTACGCAggaagataccctgagagaaatcatacTTCTCGACAAAGTTATGACCGCAtaattcaattgttttgtaaaacagggagtattaaatcactgaacagaaaacgatcaaagcctgctcctggagaagatgccgaaacttttgtttaggctacagtcaatattcatcttactacaagttgtcgaaaaattggacgttctttattGTTTGTTCtttattgcaacgtcataaatttcatccacaccatatttccttacatcaggagcttcatggcaacgactttgagaatcgtgttgctttttgtacatggacattgtagcaaatacaaagacataaatattttatgatgttctctttactgacaaagctcctttttctaaccatggacaactgaatacacataatatgcattattggtgcactgaaaacccgaaatggcttcgacaagttgtacaccagcgcccatggagtgtaaatagtagtatcatttattgattcccctcggggttacaattttatttatctcccgctttcgctcgctcttCCCCGAATcttaaccttttttttttccgaggaggtaatctcgttacggatacccgaaccccccggggggggggggtggtccgggttatgtgggactcctcggctggttggtgcaacgccgagtatacccactaactcctccccgtccgtgcctaggctcctgggggcacccgtgttctgcgcgcgcatgtcaatccggtgtgcccccgccttagcataccacccggggggggggacgcggccccctcccgtacttactctatccgaaggcaccacgcaacggacgacgtggcgccttccccctctgttaggccgcccgatgagcatccgggcccccgcccgagatgcccggcggcctccggggacgccgttggtgaccgagtgtaaggggatatccgatcccccgcctcgagatcatcaagggcgtccccgctcgcgtcagaggcgtcgcaacgggggtacgcccccggggcgtactcTGCGCCGCCTCCTcacccttcggccgggatcgtgattacgct encodes:
- the LOC143364091 gene encoding uncharacterized protein LOC143364091, encoding MIRLLTQPEKESPEAGPCSSKRRHSASDKDDIGLKRLRMDVSTIQNEEFKFAKSVAGREGTPRFNMFLDFLIKGEGKKCLVVLKREGVNLTNMSSILGKAGANASQAFNNLYDLWFDTQGNRTKYLKTLEENRVNLSNMSSILSKAGTNASEAFKVLYDLWFDKQGNKSQYLKTLEENGINLSNISSILNGAGMNSAKYFKELYNTFFDKQGNKTQYLTTLEENGMGIANISGILSGAGANAPGAFKFLYNLWFDARGNKTQYLKTLKQEGIDLVNISSILSRAGANAPEAFRNLYNLWFDARGNKTQYLKTLKEEGINLVNVSSILSRAGANAPKAFKNLHNLWFDVRGNRTQYLKTLEKNGMGIANISGIISGAGANAPKAFKDLYDLWFDVEGSKTQYLKTLEKEGVSLSNISSILHGVGTNAPKAFKELYNTFFDKQGNKTQYLKTLEKEGISLSNVSCILNGAGANAAKVFENLYDLWFDKQGNKTQYLETLKKEGINLANISSMLSRAGANAPKAFKNLHNLWFDAGGNKTQYLKTLEENGIGIANISGILSGAGANATKAFKDLFDLWFDEKGSKTQYIKTLEKEGISLVRVSSILHGAGANVSKAFKELYNFWFDARGNKTQYLKHFIEKKDGERSFTLYNLSGILSKAGAKAKHAFKKLHNICFSDVGERTELLDDFYRGGFTPSNLSSALCGTGARASSILKRLHSVCFHEKREISKLLNDFYEVGFRPSNLCSMLSGAPDNLEKFHDFCFIAETKSYLNHFLNVEERFKLSSLSKMLHGAGANICSALKDFHDVCFDEEGNKTQLLNDFHNASFMPSELSNILSMAGNNASSILRNFHKICFNEENYLNHFLAEEKLFTPKDLSRILYGVGINVCPIFEKLHNLCFDKEGKKTKYLNNLIKNDLHKMSDTLYEQVKKVPSSLEDTLL